A window of the Calditrichia bacterium genome harbors these coding sequences:
- a CDS encoding right-handed parallel beta-helix repeat-containing protein gives MKTATYLILFIVFSGIFFSCADRSSDPLIPPKTPTEVSGIVSGIWAQDDSPIIVTGDVQVPANQTLSIEPGTLIQFENGFRMTVNGQLDAIGTDREPIRFTAADVHWRGIHIVDATGSSSLMFCNISGGGSDAQLDSTGNGILEVRNSTADIRNSVFTGNNGFTGGGIAALNGAIITVKNCIFYQNQSLVYGGGMFVMASQATIINNTFYKNNSDNVGGGLVLFNPISVEIQNNIFYQNDAPQGLKTIYFARPDSGVALIQYNFTDLALNPAFIDEGNLHISAGSPCQNAGNPDPAFNDVDLTRNDQGAFGGPGGDWNP, from the coding sequence ATGAAAACAGCTACTTACCTGATTTTATTTATCGTGTTTTCCGGCATATTTTTTTCCTGTGCAGATCGTTCCTCAGACCCGTTGATCCCACCGAAAACGCCCACTGAAGTTTCCGGTATCGTGAGTGGAATTTGGGCACAGGATGATTCCCCGATTATCGTCACAGGCGATGTGCAAGTGCCTGCCAATCAAACCCTCAGCATTGAACCGGGAACCCTGATCCAATTTGAAAATGGATTCCGCATGACGGTGAACGGGCAATTAGACGCCATCGGCACGGATCGAGAACCCATCCGGTTTACGGCTGCGGACGTCCATTGGCGCGGCATTCATATTGTAGATGCTACCGGTTCCTCATCGCTGATGTTTTGCAATATTTCCGGTGGCGGTAGTGATGCACAGCTCGATTCGACCGGAAACGGTATTCTGGAAGTGCGCAATTCGACTGCGGATATCCGGAATTCGGTTTTCACCGGAAATAACGGGTTCACCGGCGGCGGCATTGCTGCGCTGAACGGCGCAATCATCACTGTCAAAAATTGCATTTTTTACCAAAATCAAAGCCTTGTTTATGGCGGCGGCATGTTTGTGATGGCATCGCAGGCAACCATTATCAATAATACGTTTTACAAAAATAATTCGGACAACGTCGGCGGCGGACTCGTTTTGTTCAACCCAATTTCAGTTGAAATTCAGAACAATATTTTTTATCAAAATGATGCGCCACAGGGGTTGAAAACGATTTATTTTGCCCGACCGGATTCCGGTGTGGCTCTCATCCAATACAATTTTACCGATCTTGCATTAAACCCCGCTTTCATCGATGAAGGAAATTTGCACATCAGCGCCGGTTCGCCCTGCCAGAATGCCGGCAATCCCGATCCGGCGTTCAACGATGTTGATCTGACGCGAAATGACCAAGGTGCATTTGGCGGACCTGGCGGTGACTGGAACCCCTGA
- the lysA gene encoding diaminopimelate decarboxylase gives MFSANTISKFQQMDTPFYYYDMDLLRRTIFAANDAAKPGNFHIHFAMKANFEERILKELLSNGFGADCVSGGEVARALAVGFSSESIVFAGVGKSDTEIKSALAADIFCFNCESPQEISVIDGLAKSAGKIARIALRINPDVDPHTHHYITTGKEENKFGIYRSDIPAILAQLPECKNVQLVGIHFHIGSQVTDLSTYELLCDRVNEIQDGLDEANIRIEHVNLGGGLGIDYYHPDEHPIVDFERYFGIFQQKLVVRPHQTVHFELGRALVGQCGSLISRVLYIKEGRKKQFAIIDAGMTELIRPALYQAFHKIENISSDRAEKAYDVVGPICESSDSFGKDISLPETRRGDLIAIRSAGAYGAVMASRYNLREPVQAVFSDDLAG, from the coding sequence ATGTTTTCTGCAAACACGATTTCAAAATTTCAGCAGATGGATACACCCTTTTATTATTACGATATGGATTTATTACGCCGAACCATTTTTGCGGCAAATGACGCTGCAAAACCGGGCAATTTTCACATCCATTTTGCGATGAAAGCTAATTTTGAAGAGCGCATTTTAAAGGAATTGCTCTCAAATGGATTTGGTGCGGATTGCGTAAGTGGCGGTGAAGTTGCTCGTGCGCTTGCGGTTGGCTTTTCTTCGGAAAGTATTGTTTTTGCTGGTGTTGGGAAATCTGATACGGAAATAAAATCAGCATTGGCAGCGGATATTTTTTGTTTCAACTGCGAATCGCCACAGGAAATTTCGGTTATTGACGGGCTGGCAAAAAGTGCCGGAAAAATTGCGCGGATCGCTTTGCGCATCAATCCGGATGTTGATCCGCACACCCATCATTACATCACCACCGGTAAAGAAGAAAATAAATTTGGGATTTATCGCAGCGATATTCCGGCAATTCTGGCGCAGTTGCCCGAATGCAAAAACGTGCAATTGGTCGGGATTCATTTTCATATCGGATCGCAGGTGACGGATTTATCAACCTACGAATTGCTGTGCGACCGGGTAAACGAAATTCAGGACGGGCTGGATGAAGCCAATATTCGCATTGAACATGTGAATTTGGGCGGCGGTTTGGGCATCGATTATTATCACCCGGACGAGCATCCGATTGTCGATTTTGAACGCTATTTTGGCATTTTTCAGCAAAAACTGGTGGTTCGACCGCACCAAACGGTGCATTTTGAATTGGGGCGGGCACTGGTCGGGCAATGCGGCTCGCTGATCAGCAGAGTGCTGTATATTAAAGAAGGACGCAAAAAGCAATTCGCGATTATCGATGCGGGGATGACCGAGCTGATTCGTCCGGCGCTGTATCAGGCGTTTCACAAAATTGAAAATATTTCCAGCGATCGGGCTGAAAAAGCTTACGACGTTGTTGGCCCGATTTGCGAATCATCCGACAGTTTCGGCAAAGATATTTCGCTTCCGGAAACCCGCCGCGGCGATTTGATCGCCATTCGAAGTGCGGGCGCGTATGGTGCAGTAATGGCTTCGCGTTATAATTTGCGGGAGCCCGTGCAAGCTGTTTTTTCGGATGATTTGGCGGGATAG
- a CDS encoding glutaminyl-peptide cyclotransferase, whose protein sequence is MKIRDNKLIKTIILFTILVLLAVGAETNTYRNYSYRVVNVYPHDISAFTQGLVFADGFLYEGTGMNGESGLRKVNIENGQVLESHLLDEKYFGEGVTIFEDRIIQLTWKSKTGFAYDRESFGLIEEFYYPTEGWGLTTDGERLIMSDGTAKIYFLDPFSFVETSFIEVSENGKPFLGQLNELEFIDGEIFANVWPTNQILRISPVTGKILGKIDLTGLLNPGDQHPNIDVLNGIAYDHQNKRLFVTGKRWPKLFEIELIPLN, encoded by the coding sequence ATGAAAATTAGAGATAATAAATTGATCAAAACTATCATATTGTTTACAATTCTGGTGTTGCTTGCTGTTGGTGCGGAAACCAATACTTACCGCAATTATTCGTACCGCGTTGTGAATGTTTATCCGCACGATATCAGCGCATTTACTCAGGGGTTGGTGTTTGCGGACGGATTTTTATACGAAGGCACCGGAATGAATGGCGAATCCGGTTTGCGAAAAGTGAACATCGAAAACGGGCAAGTGCTGGAATCGCATTTGTTAGATGAAAAATATTTTGGCGAAGGCGTTACCATTTTTGAAGACCGGATTATTCAGCTCACCTGGAAATCGAAAACCGGTTTTGCCTACGACCGGGAATCCTTCGGTTTGATCGAAGAATTTTATTACCCGACCGAAGGTTGGGGACTCACCACAGACGGCGAACGGCTGATTATGAGCGACGGCACGGCCAAAATTTATTTTCTCGATCCTTTTTCGTTTGTGGAAACCAGTTTTATCGAGGTTTCGGAAAATGGCAAACCGTTTTTGGGTCAGCTGAATGAACTTGAATTTATCGATGGCGAAATTTTTGCAAATGTGTGGCCGACAAACCAGATTTTGCGAATCAGCCCAGTGACCGGTAAAATATTGGGAAAAATAGACTTAACCGGTCTGTTGAATCCGGGCGACCAGCACCCGAATATCGATGTCTTAAACGGCATCGCATACGATCACCAAAACAAACGCCTGTTTGTGACCGGAAAACGCTGGCCAAAATTATTCGAAATCGAATTGATTCCTTTGAACTAA
- the sulP gene encoding sulfate permease, producing the protein MSEKKLEPKLITVLREGYTFSHFSKDLTAGVIVGIVALPLAIAFAIASGVKPEQGLYTAIIAGFLISALSGSRVQIGGPTGAFIVIVYGIVQQYGYDGLATATLISGILLIAMGFARLGAVIKFIPYPVTVGFTTGIALIIFAGQIRDFLGLDIATVPSEFIEKWVAYAHHFDSFNPAALGLGVLTIATVQLFPRVTRLVPGSLVAILVTTALVSLFNLPVETIGSRFGEVPTSLPKPQLPNISFELIGQMFSPALSIALLAGIESLLSAVVADGMTGRRHRSDMELIAQGVANIFSPIFGGIPATGAIARTATNIKNGGITPISGIIHAITLLLIMLFFGKWAALIPMPTLAGILIVVSYNMSEWHLFVKLFRSPRSDVLVLLATFLLTVLLDLTVAIQVGVVLAALLFMRRMSEVTKVGYVTRQMNDEDAAEEPMEDQAGIPDGVEIFEVNGPFFFGAAERFKSALGVVHQKPQVLILRMRHVLSIDATGIKALDEVIAKTQREGTHLILSGVHTQPLFALEKIGLVDQIGRENLCENLDSSIKRAKKIISTAAQH; encoded by the coding sequence ATGTCTGAAAAAAAGCTCGAACCCAAACTGATCACCGTGCTCCGCGAAGGCTACACATTTAGCCATTTCAGCAAAGATCTCACAGCCGGCGTCATCGTCGGAATTGTGGCATTGCCGTTGGCGATCGCATTTGCCATCGCTTCCGGCGTAAAACCCGAGCAGGGATTATACACAGCCATCATCGCCGGTTTTTTGATTTCCGCACTGAGCGGCAGCCGGGTACAGATCGGCGGACCGACCGGCGCATTTATCGTTATCGTTTACGGCATCGTTCAGCAATACGGATACGACGGGCTGGCGACAGCAACGCTTATCTCCGGAATTTTGTTGATTGCGATGGGTTTCGCGCGGCTGGGTGCGGTCATCAAATTTATCCCCTACCCCGTTACTGTCGGTTTCACAACCGGTATCGCGTTGATTATTTTTGCCGGACAAATCCGCGATTTTTTGGGATTGGACATCGCCACCGTTCCATCGGAATTCATTGAAAAATGGGTGGCATACGCCCATCACTTCGATTCATTTAATCCGGCGGCATTGGGATTGGGTGTGCTGACGATCGCCACTGTGCAACTTTTCCCGCGCGTTACGCGACTGGTTCCGGGTTCGCTGGTAGCCATTTTGGTGACTACCGCGTTGGTAAGCCTGTTCAATTTGCCGGTAGAAACCATCGGATCGCGCTTTGGCGAAGTGCCCACTTCGCTGCCGAAACCGCAATTGCCGAACATCAGTTTTGAGCTGATCGGGCAGATGTTTTCGCCGGCGCTGTCGATTGCGCTACTTGCGGGCATCGAATCGCTGCTGTCCGCGGTTGTCGCAGACGGGATGACCGGACGCCGCCACCGCTCGGATATGGAATTGATTGCGCAGGGCGTCGCTAATATTTTTTCGCCGATTTTCGGTGGCATTCCGGCAACCGGTGCCATCGCCCGCACTGCAACGAACATCAAAAATGGCGGCATCACACCAATTTCGGGAATCATTCATGCGATCACGCTGTTGCTGATTATGCTGTTTTTTGGCAAATGGGCGGCGCTCATCCCGATGCCCACACTCGCCGGAATTTTGATTGTCGTTTCGTACAACATGAGCGAATGGCATTTGTTTGTGAAACTCTTTCGCAGCCCCCGCAGCGATGTGCTGGTGCTCCTCGCTACATTTTTACTGACCGTATTGCTCGATTTAACCGTTGCGATTCAGGTTGGCGTGGTGCTCGCCGCGTTACTTTTTATGCGCCGAATGTCCGAAGTCACCAAAGTCGGATACGTCACCCGGCAAATGAATGACGAAGATGCGGCAGAGGAACCCATGGAAGATCAGGCCGGAATTCCCGACGGCGTGGAAATTTTCGAGGTCAACGGACCGTTCTTCTTCGGTGCGGCAGAGCGGTTCAAAAGTGCGTTGGGAGTGGTGCACCAAAAACCGCAGGTGCTCATTTTGCGAATGCGCCATGTCCTTTCCATCGACGCAACCGGGATAAAAGCGCTCGATGAAGTGATCGCAAAAACGCAGCGGGAAGGCACACATCTTATTCTTTCCGGCGTGCATACGCAGCCGTTGTTCGCGTTGGAAAAAATTGGTTTGGTGGATCAGATCGGGCGGGAAAATCTCTGCGAAAATCTGGATTCTTCAATCAAACGCGCCAAAAAAATTATTTCAACCGCAGCGCAACATTAG
- a CDS encoding AMP-binding protein encodes MSAKTDTFPFNQKIAWQPNPQWIAESNLQSFMNAHNIASYDDLFRKSIEDIQWFWDATLADLNIEFYKPYKKIVDFENGAAFPKWCVDGKMNIIHNCLDKWQETPTRNRVALRWEGEEGEIRQYTYADLHREVNRCANGLRCLGLGKGDAVGLYMPMIPELAIAFLAIIKIGGIILPLFSGYGPTAVATRLADADAKALVTADGMLRRGKVVDMKSMADEALTNVSSVKHVIVVDRINNGDVHWVKDRDHWWHEFVPFQSARAKTEHTDAEDPLMIIYTSGTTGRPKGAVHTHCGFPIKAAQDMYHSMDVKPQDTMYWMSDMGWMMGPWEVFGTLLIGATMVFYDGAPDHPDVERLWQIVENHHVTHLGVSPTLIRALKPYGNGPVKKFDLSSLRAVGSTGSPWDPESWLWLFNNVLGGKKPILNYSGGTEISGGIVCGNFFRPLKPCAFSGPVVGMDADVLNDKGEPVRGTVGELVIRQPWIGMTRGFWRDDERYLDSYWRTFENIWRHGDFAAIDDDGLWFILGRSDDTIKIAGKRLGPAEVESIVNAHAAVTESAAIAVPHPVKDNEVVVFCVLSEGIKPDERLRDELMNLIVAELGKPLKPKAIKFTTALPKTRNAKVMRRVIRAAFLGEDPGDVSSLEHPETVDAIRNAK; translated from the coding sequence ATGTCTGCAAAAACCGATACATTCCCGTTCAATCAGAAAATCGCCTGGCAACCGAATCCCCAATGGATCGCGGAAAGTAACCTGCAATCGTTCATGAATGCCCATAATATTGCGAGTTATGACGATCTGTTTCGCAAATCGATTGAAGATATCCAGTGGTTTTGGGATGCGACACTTGCTGATCTGAATATCGAATTTTACAAACCGTATAAAAAAATTGTTGATTTTGAGAACGGTGCAGCTTTTCCCAAATGGTGCGTTGACGGTAAGATGAATATTATCCACAACTGCCTCGATAAATGGCAGGAAACCCCGACCCGGAACCGCGTGGCGCTGCGCTGGGAAGGCGAGGAAGGCGAAATCCGGCAATATACTTATGCCGATTTACATCGCGAAGTGAATCGCTGTGCCAACGGATTGCGCTGCCTCGGTCTCGGCAAAGGCGATGCCGTCGGGCTGTACATGCCCATGATTCCCGAGTTGGCAATCGCGTTTTTGGCGATCATCAAAATTGGCGGCATTATTTTGCCGCTGTTCAGCGGATACGGACCAACTGCCGTTGCAACCCGTCTCGCCGATGCCGATGCCAAAGCGTTGGTAACCGCAGATGGCATGCTGCGTCGCGGGAAAGTAGTCGATATGAAATCGATGGCAGATGAAGCGTTGACGAATGTGTCGTCTGTAAAGCACGTTATTGTGGTGGATCGTATCAATAATGGCGATGTCCATTGGGTGAAAGATCGTGATCACTGGTGGCACGAATTTGTGCCGTTCCAATCCGCCAGAGCCAAAACAGAGCACACAGATGCGGAAGATCCGCTGATGATTATTTACACCAGCGGCACCACCGGTCGTCCGAAAGGCGCAGTGCACACCCATTGCGGATTTCCCATAAAAGCTGCGCAAGATATGTATCACTCGATGGACGTAAAACCGCAGGACACGATGTATTGGATGAGCGATATGGGCTGGATGATGGGTCCGTGGGAAGTTTTCGGCACTTTGTTGATTGGTGCAACAATGGTGTTTTACGACGGAGCGCCCGATCACCCGGATGTGGAACGGCTGTGGCAAATCGTTGAAAATCATCATGTTACGCATCTCGGTGTTTCGCCAACGCTGATACGCGCGCTCAAGCCGTACGGCAACGGACCGGTCAAAAAATTTGATTTGAGCAGCCTGCGGGCAGTGGGTTCAACGGGCAGCCCGTGGGACCCGGAATCGTGGTTGTGGTTGTTCAACAATGTGTTGGGAGGCAAAAAACCGATCCTCAATTATTCCGGTGGCACGGAAATCAGTGGCGGCATTGTTTGCGGCAATTTTTTTAGGCCGCTAAAGCCCTGTGCCTTTTCCGGTCCGGTTGTGGGGATGGATGCGGATGTGCTCAACGATAAAGGCGAGCCTGTTCGCGGTACCGTTGGCGAGTTGGTGATCCGTCAGCCGTGGATCGGAATGACCCGCGGATTTTGGCGCGATGACGAACGATATCTCGATTCATACTGGCGCACATTTGAGAACATCTGGCGCCACGGCGATTTTGCCGCTATCGACGATGATGGGCTGTGGTTTATCCTCGGGCGCAGTGATGACACCATAAAAATTGCGGGAAAACGTCTCGGACCGGCAGAAGTGGAATCGATTGTGAACGCCCATGCCGCGGTCACCGAATCTGCGGCGATTGCCGTTCCTCACCCTGTAAAAGATAACGAAGTGGTTGTTTTTTGTGTGCTTAGCGAAGGAATAAAACCGGACGAACGGCTCCGGGATGAATTGATGAATCTGATTGTTGCAGAATTGGGGAAGCCGCTAAAGCCAAAAGCCATAAAATTTACAACTGCGCTGCCGAAAACCCGAAACGCAAAAGTAATGCGCCGGGTAATACGCGCAGCGTTTTTGGGCGAAGACCCGGGCGATGTGAGCAGCCTCGAGCATCCAGAAACGGTGGATGCCATTCGCAACGCAAAATAA
- the ubiE gene encoding bifunctional demethylmenaquinone methyltransferase/2-methoxy-6-polyprenyl-1,4-benzoquinol methylase UbiE, which translates to MTEPATTAKNHSRKEVWKMFDRIAHRYDLLNRMLSLGQDVVWRKKVARHLPEQPELHVLDVATGTGDLIIFMQQANAAVKSGIGIDMAEKMLEYGRPKLEKAGISDRFSLKTGNAVAIPFSDNQFDATTISFGIRNVIDVPKALSEMHRVLKKNGRALILEFSLPNNALLRGLYLFYFRNILPRIGGLISGDSFAYRYLNDTVESFPYGEEFCSLMRDAGFQDVKMAPLTFGIATIYQGDK; encoded by the coding sequence ATGACAGAGCCCGCAACAACAGCCAAAAACCATTCCCGTAAAGAAGTTTGGAAAATGTTTGACCGTATCGCCCATCGATACGATTTATTGAATCGCATGTTATCCCTCGGACAGGATGTGGTTTGGCGTAAAAAAGTTGCCCGGCATTTGCCGGAACAGCCGGAATTGCATGTGTTGGATGTCGCCACCGGCACCGGCGATTTGATTATTTTTATGCAACAGGCGAACGCAGCAGTGAAATCGGGAATCGGCATAGATATGGCGGAAAAAATGCTCGAATACGGTCGCCCGAAATTGGAAAAAGCTGGCATTAGCGACCGGTTTTCGCTCAAAACCGGAAACGCCGTGGCTATCCCGTTTTCCGATAACCAGTTCGATGCAACCACAATTTCTTTTGGCATTCGCAATGTAATCGATGTTCCAAAAGCACTCAGCGAAATGCACCGCGTGCTGAAAAAAAACGGGCGTGCGCTCATTCTGGAATTTTCGCTCCCCAACAATGCACTGTTGCGCGGACTGTATTTGTTCTATTTTCGCAATATTTTACCGCGAATCGGCGGGCTGATTTCTGGTGATTCGTTTGCATATCGTTACCTCAACGATACCGTTGAATCGTTCCCGTATGGCGAAGAATTTTGTAGTTTGATGCGCGATGCCGGATTCCAGGATGTAAAAATGGCACCGCTAACATTTGGCATTGCCACTATTTATCAAGGCGATAAATGA
- a CDS encoding heparinase II/III family protein yields MMYFRISGLKMLFVWAISVFTAFAQTPAGTWHAEVTHYPRTIFSAADTSIIVSRIESNPLHFQLFTGLYQTLSQPPTNRETIAKITKNAAFVYAINRKPENGSLVKLTEAERETLKNLVFQGFETADISVSSYTQYDQWHYRAREIISYCQAYDMLAGCNIPLDTLWSNGANRIHEYISRLYAQASNPQFNQFAYFANLRIIYSAALTMGAIVFNHVETADSTGQPANWAALGMNNIDRSFWDFQSSAESESGFAEGSYYLTYAMLYAIPMFASLERFLGDFSEDFLGRTIRNPWHNENYVLLMNTITKLKLPDGGLIPIEDAYLNADFPELAMLGNMPGAPQHFAWPLSAAIKSDLSNKLSGIYDLRADYIANAVDFSEVPENWQPTQFLPLAGSVVFRSSWDSTATLMHLTGKNGQARTANFFIPNGHNHADEGDFMIFAGGEMLALHPGYFDYPNNYQTKYSAQHNVILVDDAGPDSALQWNGNEQFLYGVDAFIENTIRQRNSDFAEVRTRYQNSDIRRSVLFADREFFIIVDEMRSAEPRKFTFQLHGNGDDSIGTYLPNFAQHSAIWNAGEMRLKATVATVDSAAAFETARSKHAPKYQEWAHHSTLRVHQIAAKTNAVSALIPFRHSESEPQITLMPSSQNATGLQVLRNGQRYQMIAGTTDSLLTIDQLTGNLAHLATDGRLLFVRENPVDPTDFSVLYMDGKQVISERVNGSADTLFSSSDTTGVFAEFHGDTLFATILNPGKSANELRVNSIFLPLSVSGENITDWNYQPPYLTIFFDSSRANFTAIFSDDSSQTSIGNVGETLPTKIALLPNYPNPFNPSTIIRFQLTHASDVKLHIYNMLGQEIKTLLDAQQPAGEHRIIWNGQNENGEPGASGVYLLRMESGHFQQTRKLLLLR; encoded by the coding sequence ATGATGTATTTTCGAATATCTGGATTAAAAATGTTGTTCGTTTGGGCAATATCGGTATTTACGGCTTTTGCCCAAACGCCCGCCGGCACGTGGCATGCGGAAGTAACGCATTATCCCCGAACCATTTTTTCGGCAGCCGATACATCCATTATTGTTTCGCGCATCGAATCTAACCCTCTGCATTTTCAATTATTTACGGGACTTTATCAAACCCTGTCGCAACCCCCGACAAACCGCGAAACAATTGCAAAAATCACCAAAAACGCAGCGTTTGTGTACGCCATCAATCGAAAACCGGAAAACGGATCGCTGGTAAAATTGACCGAAGCTGAACGCGAAACCCTCAAAAATTTGGTGTTTCAAGGGTTCGAAACCGCAGATATTTCTGTTAGCAGCTACACCCAATATGACCAGTGGCATTATCGCGCCCGCGAAATAATCTCGTATTGCCAGGCTTACGACATGCTGGCAGGTTGCAATATTCCATTGGATACACTTTGGAGCAATGGCGCAAACCGCATTCACGAATACATTTCGAGATTGTATGCGCAAGCCAGCAACCCGCAATTTAACCAATTTGCCTATTTTGCCAATTTGCGAATCATTTACAGCGCAGCGCTCACGATGGGCGCCATCGTTTTCAATCATGTCGAAACAGCGGATTCCACCGGACAGCCGGCAAATTGGGCGGCGTTGGGGATGAACAATATCGATCGCTCATTTTGGGATTTTCAGAGCAGCGCGGAGAGCGAATCGGGCTTCGCAGAGGGCAGTTATTATTTGACTTACGCGATGCTGTACGCCATCCCGATGTTCGCATCGCTGGAGCGCTTTTTGGGCGATTTCAGCGAGGATTTTTTGGGGCGAACCATCCGGAATCCCTGGCACAACGAAAATTACGTTCTACTAATGAACACCATTACCAAATTGAAATTGCCAGATGGCGGGCTGATTCCCATCGAAGACGCTTATCTCAACGCAGATTTTCCCGAGCTGGCAATGTTGGGCAACATGCCCGGTGCACCGCAGCATTTTGCTTGGCCGTTGAGCGCCGCAATCAAATCGGATTTGAGCAACAAACTTTCCGGCATTTACGATTTGCGGGCAGATTACATCGCCAATGCGGTCGATTTTAGCGAAGTGCCGGAAAATTGGCAACCCACCCAGTTTTTGCCGTTGGCCGGCTCGGTCGTATTCCGTAGCAGCTGGGACAGCACCGCCACGCTGATGCATCTCACCGGAAAGAACGGGCAGGCGCGAACCGCCAATTTTTTTATCCCGAACGGACACAATCACGCCGATGAGGGCGATTTTATGATTTTCGCCGGTGGCGAAATGCTGGCGCTGCATCCCGGATATTTTGATTATCCGAACAATTATCAAACCAAATACAGCGCGCAGCACAACGTGATTTTAGTAGACGATGCCGGACCGGACAGCGCACTCCAGTGGAACGGCAACGAACAATTTTTATACGGTGTGGATGCTTTTATCGAAAATACCATCCGGCAGCGCAACAGCGATTTTGCGGAGGTGCGAACCCGCTACCAAAATAGCGATATCCGGCGCAGCGTGCTGTTTGCAGATCGCGAATTTTTTATCATCGTAGATGAAATGCGGAGCGCAGAACCGCGCAAATTCACGTTTCAACTGCACGGCAACGGCGATGACAGTATCGGCACATATCTCCCTAATTTTGCTCAACATAGCGCAATCTGGAACGCCGGAGAAATGCGCCTCAAAGCCACAGTTGCCACAGTCGATAGCGCAGCAGCATTCGAAACCGCTCGCAGCAAACATGCACCAAAATATCAGGAATGGGCGCATCATTCAACATTGCGGGTTCACCAAATTGCTGCGAAAACGAATGCCGTTTCGGCGCTCATTCCGTTTCGCCACAGCGAATCCGAGCCACAAATTACATTGATGCCATCATCGCAAAACGCCACCGGATTGCAGGTTTTGCGAAATGGGCAACGGTATCAAATGATCGCCGGAACAACGGATTCGCTGCTGACAATCGATCAGCTCACCGGAAATTTGGCGCATTTGGCAACCGACGGGCGGTTGCTGTTTGTCCGCGAAAATCCAGTTGACCCAACGGATTTTTCCGTGCTGTATATGGATGGAAAACAGGTGATTTCCGAACGCGTAAACGGCAGTGCGGACACACTGTTTTCGAGCAGCGATACAACCGGCGTTTTCGCCGAATTTCACGGCGATACGTTGTTTGCGACCATCCTAAATCCGGGAAAATCGGCGAATGAGTTGCGGGTAAACAGCATATTTCTGCCGCTTTCTGTGTCTGGCGAAAATATCACGGACTGGAATTATCAGCCCCCATATCTGACCATTTTTTTTGACAGCAGCCGGGCAAATTTCACCGCGATTTTTTCCGATGACTCCAGCCAAACGAGTATTGGCAACGTCGGCGAAACACTGCCGACAAAAATTGCACTGTTGCCGAATTATCCAAATCCGTTCAATCCATCCACGATTATCCGGTTCCAATTGACCCACGCAAGCGATGTTAAACTGCATATTTACAACATGTTGGGTCAGGAAATTAAAACATTGCTGGACGCACAACAACCTGCCGGAGAACATCGCATCATTTGGAATGGGCAAAATGAAAACGGCGAACCGGGTGCCAGCGGTGTTTACCTGCTGCGGATGGAATCCGGCCATTTTCAACAAACCCGGAAATTGTTGCTGCTTCGTTAA
- a CDS encoding DNA adenine methylase codes for MIRSPLRYPGGKSRAVKFLNQFLPEFDEFREPFFGGGSFMFATMQQFPAAKYWANDLNFDVFCFWNALKTDFAALVKSIANIKKNRHNGRELFFELMEKRKGEMSDFERAVDFFVLNRITFSGVVDSGGYSEQAFQSRFTDSSIERLKKIAPLVERIHFTHGDYLDLLESPGENVFIFLDPPYFSATQSKLYGKRGTLHQHFDHERFAKAMRECPHNWLITYDNSPFICDLFSDFHQLKWELQYGMNNYKQNGAAMGKELLISNVALRLK; via the coding sequence ATGATCAGAAGTCCATTGCGTTATCCCGGCGGAAAATCCCGCGCGGTCAAATTTTTGAATCAATTTTTGCCGGAATTTGACGAATTTCGCGAACCGTTTTTTGGCGGCGGCTCATTTATGTTTGCAACGATGCAGCAATTTCCGGCTGCAAAATATTGGGCAAACGATCTCAATTTTGATGTGTTCTGTTTTTGGAATGCGTTGAAAACGGACTTCGCGGCGTTGGTTAAATCGATCGCTAACATCAAAAAAAACAGGCATAACGGTCGGGAATTATTTTTCGAATTGATGGAAAAACGCAAAGGAGAGATGAGCGATTTTGAGCGGGCTGTCGATTTTTTTGTGCTGAACCGGATCACATTTTCCGGAGTGGTGGACAGCGGCGGTTATTCTGAACAGGCGTTCCAATCGCGATTCACTGACAGCTCGATCGAGCGCCTCAAAAAAATTGCGCCGCTGGTAGAGCGCATTCATTTTACGCATGGCGATTATCTCGATTTGCTCGAATCACCGGGCGAAAACGTGTTTATTTTTCTCGATCCGCCGTATTTTTCTGCAACGCAATCCAAATTATATGGCAAACGCGGCACGCTGCACCAGCATTTTGATCACGAGCGTTTTGCCAAAGCGATGCGCGAATGTCCGCACAATTGGCTGATCACATACGACAACAGCCCGTTTATCTGCGATCTGTTCAGCGATTTTCACCAACTGAAATGGGAACTGCAGTACGGCATGAACAACTACAAACAGAACGGCGCAGCGATGGGAAAAGAGTTGCTGATTTCTAATGTTGCGCTGCGGTTGAAATAA